From the genome of Longimicrobium sp.:
CCAGCTTGTCGGCGAAGAACATGCGCGACTCGAACATCTTCTCGTGGATGAGGATGGTGCCCCTCACCTGCGTGGCCGTCACCAGCGCGATGGACGTAAGGTCCGCCGGGAACGCGGGCCAGGGGCCGTCGTCCACCTTGGGGATGTGGCCGCCCAGGTCCAGCACCACCTCGGGGTCCTGGTCGCCGGGGATGAACAGGTCCTGGCCGCGCACCTCGATGGTCAGCCCCAGCCGCCGGAAGCCGTTCAGGGTGCTGTCCAGGTGCTCGGGGGCCGCGTCCTCGATGGTGATCTCGCCGCGCGTCACCGCCGCCAAGCCGATGAACGAGCCCACCTCGATGTGGTCGGCGGTGATGCGGGTGCGGCACCCGCCCAGGCGCTTCTTCCCCTGGATGCGCAGCGTGCCCGTGCCGATGCCCTCGATCTCGCACCCCATCTTCACCAGCATGTGGCACAGGTCCTGGACGTGCGGCTCGGCGGCGGCGTTGCGGATGACCGTCTCGCCGTCGGCCAGGGAGGCGGCCATCACGGCGTTCTCCGTTCCCGTCACGCTGGGCTCGTCCAGGAACATGTTCACGCCCTTCAGCCCGCTGGACTGAAGCCGCCACACGCCGTTTTCCTCGATCACCTCGGCGCCCAGCTTCTGCAGGGCGAAGAAGTGGGTGTCCACGCGGCGGCGGCCGATGACGTCGCC
Proteins encoded in this window:
- the murA gene encoding UDP-N-acetylglucosamine 1-carboxyvinyltransferase, producing the protein GTIRPAGNKNAALPMLAATLLTEEDVFLENVPRIKDVLTLMDLLRVLGAEAEWTGDNEVRVRAVNIGNTQLDAGAAARIRASILLAGPMLARAGGMQLPPPGGDVIGRRRVDTHFFALQKLGAEVIEENGVWRLQSSGLKGVNMFLDEPSVTGTENAVMAASLADGETVIRNAAAEPHVQDLCHMLVKMGCEIEGIGTGTLRIQGKKRLGGCRTRITADHIEVGSFIGLAAVTRGEITIEDAAPEHLDSTLNGFRRLGLTIEVRGQDLFIPGDQDPEVVLDLGGHIPKVDDGPWPAFPADLTSIALVTATQVRGTILIHEKMFESRMFFADKLVGMGARLVLCDPHRVLVIGPSQLHGAIVESPDIRAGMGLLIAALGAEGRSEIFNVGQIERGYERIDERLRALGADIRRADSRGDVDDAREAIERAGRH